TTTTAATAAGATTTCGGGGTATTTTAGTTTGACCTATACAAGAAAGGATTTATAGTGTCGGTATAGGTAGGACGTTTAGAGGTGTTAAAAAAATGGTGTTCCATCCTCCAGTAGCAATCGTCGCAAAGGCTGGCGATGCAGGGAAGTACAAGGTTTCCCTGCCCGCATGGAACATGATCCTGAGAGGGTTCATGTCCGGTGCGTACATCGCCATGGGTGCCGGACTGGCAACAGTCTGCGCCACCGGCGTCGCACCGTTCCTCGGTGCGGGTATAGCCAAGCTTGTCCTGGGCGCCGTCTTCCCTGTCGGCCTCATCATCACCGTCATGACCGGCGCAGAACTCTTCACCGGTGACGCGATGTTCGCCCCGATGGCGGCATTCATCCACAAGGTCTCCTGGGCAAGCGTGCTCAATCTCTGGCTCTGGGTCTACATCGGCAACCTCATCGGTTCCCTTGTCTACGCCTACATCATGGCCTACGGCCCCCTGACCTCCTGGTCGGCCGCCGGCGTCGGTGCCGCAAACGCCTTCGGCGTCAATGCAGTCGCTATCGCCGCAGGCAAGACCTCTTATCTTGGCGCAGCAGCCCTCTGGTCCTGCTTCCTCAAGGCCATCGGTTGTAACTGGCTCGTCAACCTCGCCATCCTCCTCGGCATCTGCGCCGACGACGCGATCGGCAAGATTGTCGGTATCTGGTTCCCGATCATGGCCTTCGTTTCCACCGGCTTCGAGCACTGTGTCGCGAACATGTACTTCATCCCCGCAGGCATCCTGACAATGCCGTACCTCTCCGCTGAACAGGCGGCAGGTATCGCTGGCCTCAGCAACCTCGGCTGGGTAACCATGTGGACGAACAACATCATCGTCGTCACCCTCGGCAACATCGTCGGTGGCCTGCTCTTCGTCGGTGTTATCTACTGGGTCGCCTTCCGCAAGGAAATCGCCGCACTCAAGTAAACCCGAGCAGACAATGGAAATAAAGAATGTCAATGTGCGAATATCGGCCGTTTCCCTGGCCGTATTCGCATTTTTTACCATTCTGGTCGTTTTTGCAGTCGCTCTTACAGGAGACCTCTCGATCCTCATCTGGGGAATTCCGACTCTCGTCCTCCTCCTCATCATCCCGGGCGTGCTCAATTACATGAGTCAGAGCCAGTACGCAGGCCTGGTCCCGGTCTATGAGAAGGAGGCAAAGGACGTCAGGGCCAGGGCAATCACCATGGCCATGATCGGAAAGCCCGTCAGGCTTCGCGGCACCGTCAAAACGGTGAAGTTCCGCTACCTCAACAGGCCGCACTACATCGTCGAGGACACCAGCGGCGAGATGACGGTGAAGATGTTCACCACGCCGCAGGAAGACGTGCAGGAAGGGGACAGGGTCGAGATCCTGGGCCTTGTGATCAAGCGCTACGTGGTATCGGGCGATGCCGTGGTCAACTGCGTCTCGATCAGGCGGATCAAAAAAGAAGAACAGTAAAGCCCGCAAGGGATTGTTAAGGAGAGGATGGGGCTTTCAGGAAAAGCCCCGTTTCAGTCCTTCCCCGGGAGACGGGCGTACACTTTTGTTGCATTCCTTGAGATAATCGTCGAAGAGATGGATCCTGGTGCTCACCGGGAAGGGGATCTTCAGGGTAGAGATCACCGCTTCGCCGGCGTCGAGGGTCTGGATCTCGGTGTCCATCTTTGAAAGGTCCTGTTTTGCGCTGCTTGCGATGGTGTCGCGGTCGCCCCGGTCGCCAAGCCCCATCACCACGAAGGTGTTCAACTGGGCGAGGACGCGGGGGTCGATGTTCTTCGGCTGCTGGGTGACGACGCAGAGGCCGACGCCGAACTTGCGCCCCTCCATCGCAGCCTCCCTGAAGACCTGGGTCCGCCGTCCGCCCGCGCCGAGGACGCGCTGCGCCTCCTCGATCGCGATCAGGACCTGCGGCGGCTTCTCATCCCGACCGACGCCCCACTCCCTGTGGCGTTCCATGATCTGCCGGGTGATCACCGAGAGGACGAAGAGTTCGCTCCTCTCGCCCATGCCGGGGATGTCGATGAGGACGACCCTGTTCTCGTCGAGGGCCCGCATGATCTCCGGGATGGACGAACCCCTTTCGCGGAAGAACCGGCCGTTCACCCGTGTCAGGATATCAAAGTGGCGCTTGAGGACATTCAGGGGACCGGGATGGGAGGTCCGGAGTTTGTCCGCGATCCACCCGAAGTCCCCGACGTACTCTTTCTTGTCGAAATCGGCGAACTCGGTCTCCCGGAAAAAGGCGATGAGGTCTGACCCCTTCTCGTCCTCAAGGATTTCGAGGGCGTCGTGCTGCGGTTCCGAGTGGTCGAAGAGGATGTTCAGGTCGGAGGCCCTGATGTCGTCGTACTCGAGCCAGAGGCGGTTGAGGTGGTACGTCTTCATCTTCTCGGCATCGATCGTGAAGACGGACAGTCCGTCCAGGGCCGCGGTGACGTGGATGAGGCCCTTTGTCGCATCGCCTGTGGACGAGCGGCCGCCTGTGGCGTACTCGCCGTGCGGGTCGACGATGAGCATGCCGAATTGCTTCGCCTTCATGCAGGAGGCGGAGAAGACCTTCATGAAGTTGCTCTTGCCCATGCCTGTGGTCGCAAAGACCCCCATGTGCTGGGCCATCACCTCTGCATGGAGGGCGACCGGCACCCCCTCGACGACGCCCTGGCCCGTCTTCAGGAGGCCGACCTCGATCTCGCCCATCTCCTCCTTCAGGAAGGCGAAGTCGTCGGCCGTCGGGTTGGCGACGACCTCGGAGAACTTCGAGGGGAGGGTGTTCGGTTTCCTGAACCGGCCGTCGCCGTCGAGGTAGCCGAGGGGCACCGCCTCAACGCCCAGGAAGACGTCCTCGCCCAGTTCGTAGAAGTGCGCGGTGTGGGGGCGGGTGTCCCATTTCGGGTCGGCGAAGTTGCAGTCGTGGCAGATCTCGGTCACCTTCGCAAAGAAGGTGAGGCCCTTCGTCTCGTCCCGGATCTTCAGGAGGTCGCCGACGAAGATCCTGCTGTCATGGGGGACGATGAACCTGTACGAGAGGACCTTCTCGCCGATGAGCCTGAACTTGGCCGGGTCGGCATTATCGATAGGATGCAAATGTGTCATGGTAGTCACCGAAATAGGCGCGGAAATCCGCGTTTGTCATGCCCGTCTCGCTCATGCGGCGGATGAGGGCCTGCCGGACCATATCCACCTGGTCCTTCCCGATCGCCGCGAAACGGTGGGCGTCGAAGAGGGGGAAGGGGTAGCCGGTGACCCTTCCATCGTCCGCATAGGAGGCGAGGGCGGCAAAGGTGGCCCTGACGGCCGCCGGCGGCGTCCCTGCCGGGAGGTCGACCTTGAAGGCGCGGGGAGATCTGGGGTGGAGGGAGGCGACATAGGTCGCGCTGAAGTCCCACTGGCGGTACCTCACCGCGTCCAGGACAGACGGCGGGACGGCGAGGTGCCATGCCCCTGCCACCCCGAGGTCGCGGGCAAGGGCCTCGGCCGCGGGGACGAGGGGGATGCCGCCGCCCCAGGTGGACGACGCCATCTTGGTCACCGCGGCGACGAGGACGCCGCGGGACCGGGCTGTGTCGAGGATCATTTTGAGGACAGGGCGGTGGCTCTCGTGATCGACACGCAGGGCGCCGTCGAGGAGGAGGACGTCGCCCCGGTCGAGGGTCTCGGCGAGGCGGAGGGCCGTCCAGTACTCGAGGGTGTCCCTGAACGCGGCCGCGGCGCGGGAGAGGTTCTCGTTGTCTAGGGGTTCCCTGGGCGTGTCCTCGAAGCACTCCTGGTAGAGGGTTTCATAGGCCGTGTTCTTTTCTTCCGGCCCGATCCGAAAGGCCCGGAGGGACGTCTCCCCGGCATGGTCCCGCCGGCCGGCAAGGAACGTCGTCTCGACGGCACGGACGAGCACGACGGAGAAACTCCCGGTCTCAAGGACCATGGCATTGCTCCCGTCCACCGCAGCGACAGAGCCCCCAAAGCCCGTGCCGCAGGAGGAGAAGGAGGAGAGGTCAAAGCCGCCGGCGCGGGCAAAGCGCGAGGCCATGTCTGCCGGGCGGATCTGCCCGAGATAGCCGATGATGCCGGCGAGGTCGCCCTCGTCGAGGGGGATCACCTGTCCGCCTCCTCGATGTGGCTCTCGGGGCCGGGCCCGAGTTCGACCCGCAGGGTCGTCTCGAACTCGTCCTGGACCTCGCCGACATGGGAGATGAGGAAGATCTGGGGGAAGTGGGCCTCCTGCGTCCTGAGGGCCCTGACCAGGTTGGCCCGCCTCTCTTCGTCCTGGCTGCCGAAGATCTCGTCGAAGATCAGGACGGCGGGGTCGTGCATGCCCCGCATGCCGGCGAGGTACCGGGAGAGGGCGATGCGGAGGGCGATCGCNNNNNNNNNNNNNNNNNNNNNNNNNNNNNNNNNNNNNNNNNNNNNNNNNNNNNNNNNNNNNNNNNNNNNNNNNNNNNNNNNNNNNNNNNNNNNNNNNNNNGGGAGGCGGGCCGCCTCACGCTCGCACGCGAGGTACCGGCGGTGCTTCTCTTCGGCCGCCTCCCTCTCCCCGGCGAGACGGGCATACCCGGCCTCGTCGAAGCCGACCTCGTCCCTTTCCGCCGTACACGCCAAGATCGACCCTTCGATGCGGGCGAGGGCGGCACTCACCTCCCGGCGATCGGCCTCCACCTGCGGACGCCTCTCGCACTTCGTCTTCAATGCGAGGTACTCCTGCCAGAGGGGTTCGAGACGCCTGTACTCCTCGTCGAGGGCGGCCTTCCGGTTCGGGTCGTAGGCGAAGGCCTCGCAGTCGGCGCGGGCGACCTCGGCGGCGACAAGCGCCGTCGCGGCCTCGGCGTCGAGGGCCTCCAGGTCCCCGGCCTTCGAGGGGAGAGCGGCGGCCTCGCCGGAAAGCCTGTCGTACCTCTCTTTGAGACGGGAGAGGGCGTCGAGGCGCCTGGCCACCTCCGCGTGACGGGCGGGGTCGTAGGTGCCGGCGGCGCGTTCCTCGGTTTCCAGGCGATCGCGGAGGGCGGCGACCTGGCGCTTCTGGTCCGCACATCTCTCCACCGCGACGGCGGCCGCGGCCAGGAGGTCCTGGAGGGCCTGGCGGCGGCCCTCGATCTCCCGTATCCCGGCCTGCACCGCGGCAAGATCCCTGTCGATACAGGCGATCTCCCTGTCGAGGGTGCGGGCCTCCTCCTCGCCTGCCGCCGCCGTCCTCTCCAGGTCGGCGACAAGGCCCCCATAATGTCCGCCAAGGGGGCGGTGGCAGGTGGGGCAGGGGGAGTCAGGCCCGAGGGATGCAACCTCCGCGAGGTGCGTCCTGAGAGACTCTACCTGTTCGGTGCAGGCCTTCTTCTTCGCCTCCGCGGCGGCGCGGGCGCGGGTGAGGTCGTCCCTCCTCTCCCCGGCCGCCTTCAGGTCCGAGGCAGGGTCGCCGGCCGACGTTACGTCCTTTTTCAGGCCCTCGACCGTTGCCTGAAGCGCTGCCTCTTCCCTCTCCGCCGTTGCGATCTCGTCCCTGATGCGGAGGGCCTCGCGGGCATGGACCGCGGCCAGGTCGAGCGCCTCCTTCTCCTGGAGGAGGTCGTCGTACCCGGCAAGGTCGGCCTCAAGGTCGGCGCACTCCGCGTCTTTCTCCCTGAGAGCTCCGACCTCCCGGACGAGTCCGGCCATCGCCCTCCCCAGCGCGGCGACATGCTGCTCCGCGGCGCGGACACTCCCGGCAAGGTCGCGGTGCCTGATCTCGTCGGCCGCACAGGCCTCGCGTGCCCCGAGCACCTCGTCCCGCCGTGCGGCAACGGGCGCAAGGTCCCGGCACCGGGCGAGGTCGGCGTCGAGTCCTTCGAGCGTGCGTGCAAGGGTGTCGAGACGATCGGCCTCGCGTCGCCGTTCGCCGCCGAGAGAGGAGAGACGTGTCGAGAGGAGGTCGTGACTCTGCTTCTTCCGGCCCCACTCCTCAGAGGCCTTCAGGATGGCCGCGTACTCCTCCTCTGCCGCGGCGAGGGCCGCGTACTCGCCGAGGCGTTCCCGAATATCGCTGATGTCCTTCTCAAGCCCCGATGCCTCGGCCGCGTACCGTTCTTTCTCCCTGACGGCAGAGGCCTGTGCCTCGCCGAGGCGCGCTGCCTCGCGGCCTGCCGCATCGAGGGCGGCGAGGTCGGCACCGGCCGCGTCCCTCTCCGCACAGAGAGAGACCAGGGCCCCGGTGCAGGCCTCCATCCCGGCCCGGGCAGAGTTCG
This genomic window from Methanofollis sp. contains:
- a CDS encoding formate/nitrite transporter family protein: MVFHPPVAIVAKAGDAGKYKVSLPAWNMILRGFMSGAYIAMGAGLATVCATGVAPFLGAGIAKLVLGAVFPVGLIITVMTGAELFTGDAMFAPMAAFIHKVSWASVLNLWLWVYIGNLIGSLVYAYIMAYGPLTSWSAAGVGAANAFGVNAVAIAAGKTSYLGAAALWSCFLKAIGCNWLVNLAILLGICADDAIGKIVGIWFPIMAFVSTGFEHCVANMYFIPAGILTMPYLSAEQAAGIAGLSNLGWVTMWTNNIIVVTLGNIVGGLLFVGVIYWVAFRKEIAALK
- a CDS encoding nucleotide-binding protein codes for the protein MEIKNVNVRISAVSLAVFAFFTILVVFAVALTGDLSILIWGIPTLVLLLIIPGVLNYMSQSQYAGLVPVYEKEAKDVRARAITMAMIGKPVRLRGTVKTVKFRYLNRPHYIVEDTSGEMTVKMFTTPQEDVQEGDRVEILGLVIKRYVVSGDAVVNCVSIRRIKKEEQ
- a CDS encoding ATP-binding protein, with product MTHLHPIDNADPAKFRLIGEKVLSYRFIVPHDSRIFVGDLLKIRDETKGLTFFAKVTEICHDCNFADPKWDTRPHTAHFYELGEDVFLGVEAVPLGYLDGDGRFRKPNTLPSKFSEVVANPTADDFAFLKEEMGEIEVGLLKTGQGVVEGVPVALHAEVMAQHMGVFATTGMGKSNFMKVFSASCMKAKQFGMLIVDPHGEYATGGRSSTGDATKGLIHVTAALDGLSVFTIDAEKMKTYHLNRLWLEYDDIRASDLNILFDHSEPQHDALEILEDEKGSDLIAFFRETEFADFDKKEYVGDFGWIADKLRTSHPGPLNVLKRHFDILTRVNGRFFRERGSSIPEIMRALDENRVVLIDIPGMGERSELFVLSVITRQIMERHREWGVGRDEKPPQVLIAIEEAQRVLGAGGRRTQVFREAAMEGRKFGVGLCVVTQQPKNIDPRVLAQLNTFVVMGLGDRGDRDTIASSAKQDLSKMDTEIQTLDAGEAVISTLKIPFPVSTRIHLFDDYLKECNKSVRPSPGEGLKRGFS
- a CDS encoding DNA double-strand break repair nuclease NurA, translated to MIPLDEGDLAGIIGYLGQIRPADMASRFARAGGFDLSSFSSCGTGFGGSVAAVDGSNAMVLETGSFSVVLVRAVETTFLAGRRDHAGETSLRAFRIGPEEKNTAYETLYQECFEDTPREPLDNENLSRAAAAFRDTLEYWTALRLAETLDRGDVLLLDGALRVDHESHRPVLKMILDTARSRGVLVAAVTKMASSTWGGGIPLVPAAEALARDLGVAGAWHLAVPPSVLDAVRYRQWDFSATYVASLHPRSPRAFKVDLPAGTPPAAVRATFAALASYADDGRVTGYPFPLFDAHRFAAIGKDQVDMVRQALIRRMSETGMTNADFRAYFGDYHDTFASYR
- a CDS encoding SMC family ATPase, producing the protein MLLHKLVLRNFKRYRDEEILFRDGITGIVGNNGAGKSTITDAVLFALYGVQGGVDGEYVVSSFAGPKEKCEVVLEFSASGEEYVVQRTFRKTGSSTQHNASLFMDGGEKQLAEGVSAVAAEVMRVLGMGPADFRSTVFAAQKDLLALLDERPAARREWFMKALGIDYLKDEGQAALKEEIDAVEADISRAEGALSVLDEEALESGLEICRADANSARAGMEACTGALVSLCAERDAAGADLAALDAAGREAARLGEAQASAVREKERYAAEASGLEKDISDIRERLGEYAALAAAEEEYAAILKASEEWGRKKQSHDLLSTRLSSLGGERRREADRLDTLARTLEGLDADLARCRDLAPVAARRDEVLGAREACAADEIRHRDLAGSVRAAEQHVAALGRAMAGLVREVGALREKDAECADLEADLAGYDDLLQEKEALDLAAVHAREALRIRDEIATAEREEAALQATVEGLKKDVTSAGDPASDLKAAGERRDDLTRARAAAEAKKKACTEQVESLRTHLAEVASLGPDSPCPTCHRPLGGHYGGLVADLERTAAAGEEEARTLDREIACIDRDLAAVQAGIREIEGRRQALQDLLAAAAVAVERCADQKRQVAALRDRLETEERAAGTYDPARHAEVARRLDALSRLKERYDRLSGEAAALPSKAGDLEALDAEAATALVAAEVARADCEAFAYDPNRKAALDEEYRRLEPLWQEYLALKTKCERRPQVEADRREVSAALARIEGSILACTAERDEVGFDEAGYARLAGEREAAEEKHRRYLACEREAARLP